From one Aggregicoccus sp. 17bor-14 genomic stretch:
- a CDS encoding YafY family protein has protein sequence MHRTERLFALAEYLRARRTGVTAEALAERFGVTVRTMYRDLDALRAAALPLSAERGRGGGYALERSYSLPPVNFTPREAALLCALGRFASDMRLIPFTETLGSALDKVRAALSTSAQRELLERLRELAFLGVPALPASKAVREALERAWFEQQPLRITYVDGNKLETTREVQVQGVIMDRHETRIDALDLAKGERRQFRLDRIARAEVLRPTPR, from the coding sequence ATGCACCGCACCGAGCGCCTCTTCGCCCTCGCCGAGTACCTGCGCGCCCGCCGCACCGGCGTCACCGCCGAGGCGCTGGCCGAGCGCTTCGGCGTCACGGTGCGCACCATGTACCGGGACCTGGACGCGCTGCGCGCCGCCGCGCTGCCGCTGAGTGCGGAGCGGGGGCGCGGCGGCGGCTACGCGCTGGAGCGCAGCTACAGCCTGCCGCCGGTGAACTTCACTCCGCGCGAGGCGGCGCTGCTGTGCGCGCTGGGCCGCTTCGCGAGCGACATGCGCCTCATCCCCTTCACCGAGACGCTGGGCTCCGCGCTGGACAAGGTGCGCGCCGCGCTGTCCACCTCCGCGCAGCGCGAGCTGCTCGAGCGGCTGCGCGAGCTCGCCTTCCTCGGCGTGCCCGCCTTGCCCGCGTCCAAGGCGGTGCGCGAGGCGCTCGAGCGCGCCTGGTTCGAGCAGCAGCCGCTGCGCATCACCTACGTGGACGGCAACAAGCTGGAGACCACCCGCGAGGTGCAGGTGCAGGGGGTCATCATGGACCGCCACGAGACGCGCATCGACGCGCTGGACCTCGCCAAGGGCGAGCGCCGCCAGTTCCGCCTGGACCGCATCGCGCGCGCCGAGGTGCTGCGCCCCACCCCGCGCTGA